The proteins below come from a single Spirochaetota bacterium genomic window:
- the tilS gene encoding tRNA lysidine(34) synthetase TilS, with translation MEPLITEVRNFIDRHGLFKKGDRVLLSLSAGKDSMFLLHCVMLLREELGIQPGIFHLNHMARGAESDHDADFLRALGEKLGLELHMRRHDIKADRGAGVSFEEHGRNVRYRMLEEIADARDYSVIATAHSRDDQVETVLMRIFTGTGIHGLQGILPRRGKIVRPLLSVPAADIYAYLKAHGIAWREDESNDDRAFARNFIRHELAPRIREKFPMADDSILSLNRVAGETISMIDELLSDKFGDLAEWNNGLLYLDVDAVKRSFPVFSHVVSSIIRKNFNHHVNRHMLQEIYSKFMIEKANISIYEDRFIRVDKTYRKDRSWLVMGPATEGASVQPLWEYRVDLDDRNERMLHLSEIGETIVIERADYVFFEKFRKNTEYIFVTLENSSEPLYIRNRRAGDVIKTEKGTKKIKELFIERKLDHATKDRIPLLVAGDTVIACMTGLVLDIPGRVAPDFLVDKNSKKVVAVYKKQ, from the coding sequence ATGGAACCTCTTATCACGGAAGTGCGGAACTTCATTGATCGGCATGGACTTTTTAAAAAAGGAGACCGCGTGCTTCTCTCACTTTCGGCCGGCAAGGACTCGATGTTTCTCCTTCATTGTGTCATGCTCTTACGGGAAGAACTGGGCATTCAGCCGGGAATATTCCACCTGAATCATATGGCGCGCGGCGCCGAATCGGACCATGACGCGGATTTCCTCCGCGCCCTGGGAGAAAAGCTCGGCCTCGAGCTGCATATGAGGCGCCATGATATCAAAGCCGACCGTGGCGCAGGCGTATCATTTGAAGAGCATGGGCGGAACGTCCGGTACCGCATGCTCGAGGAGATCGCCGATGCCCGGGACTATTCAGTCATCGCGACGGCCCATTCCAGGGACGACCAGGTGGAAACCGTTCTGATGCGGATATTCACCGGAACCGGCATACACGGACTCCAGGGGATACTTCCCAGGAGGGGAAAAATCGTACGGCCGCTCCTGTCAGTACCGGCAGCCGATATATATGCCTATTTAAAGGCTCATGGAATTGCATGGCGTGAAGATGAGTCCAATGACGATAGGGCTTTCGCCAGGAATTTTATCCGCCATGAACTGGCGCCCCGGATTCGTGAAAAGTTCCCCATGGCGGATGATTCAATTCTTTCCCTGAACCGGGTCGCAGGTGAAACAATCTCCATGATCGACGAATTGCTTTCTGACAAGTTCGGCGATCTGGCAGAATGGAATAACGGCCTGTTATATCTTGATGTTGATGCCGTTAAGCGCAGTTTCCCTGTTTTTTCACATGTTGTGTCATCCATCATCAGGAAGAACTTCAATCATCACGTGAACAGGCACATGCTGCAGGAGATATATTCAAAATTTATGATTGAAAAAGCCAATATCAGCATCTATGAAGACAGGTTCATCCGGGTTGACAAGACATACAGAAAAGACAGAAGCTGGCTCGTCATGGGTCCCGCCACTGAAGGAGCGTCGGTTCAGCCTCTATGGGAATACCGCGTTGATCTTGATGATCGCAATGAACGGATGCTTCATCTATCGGAAATAGGCGAAACCATTGTCATAGAACGGGCGGATTATGTCTTTTTTGAGAAATTCCGCAAAAATACCGAGTATATTTTTGTAACACTGGAAAATAGTTCGGAACCACTATATATTAGAAACAGGAGAGCCGGAGACGTTATCAAGACTGAAAAGGGCACTAAAAAGATAAAGGAACTGTTCATCGAAAGAAAGCTTGATCATGCAACCAAGGATCGCATTCCACTCCTGGTTGCCGGTGATACCGTGATCGCCTGCATGACCGGTCTGGTTCTGGACATCCCCGGCAGGGTCGCCCCGGATTTTCTGGTAGACAAAAATTCAAAAAAAGTAGTAGCTGTCTATAAGAAACAATAG
- a CDS encoding phospho-sugar mutase — MDTSIQKRIEEWTLTPFDEDTIREIQLLVEKNDAKELEDRFYRTLEFGTGGLRGVIGAGTNRMNVYTVGMATQGLANYIAKTRSAGTGVVIARDSRRFSDVFAHETASILAANGIPVYLFEDITPTPLASFAIRLMKAVAGVVITASHNPPEYNGYKVYWDDGGQITPPHDDLIIAEVNIVDSITKIKKIPFQEGVAKGLIKVISDEINIAYIAELERSALRPRGKSTVKIAYTPIHGTGYKIIPRILNHFGFSDVLVQEDQARPDGNFPTVKYPNPEEKEAMELVTSLARSTGADIILATDPDADRMGVGFKGNGGEYILINGNQIGTMLEYYILSRSKENKTLPANAAVIKTIVTTELQRKIAEGFSCAIFDVLTGFKWIAAKMKEFDDSGSATFMFGGEESYGYLPVPFVRDKDAVSSCYFFAEMTDWLKGRNMTLSAFLDEIYCSYGLYLEDLASLTLKGKEGTEKIKGLMENFRQTPPPAFASIPVESVADIKNLVMKDIKTGSVEPIRGLPGSDVIQFFLTDGSKITMRPSGTEPKIKFYFSVRGEADAKTLAEGKKKVREKLEALKKDLLNLVGE; from the coding sequence ATGGATACGAGCATTCAGAAGCGCATTGAGGAATGGACCCTCACCCCCTTCGATGAAGATACAATCAGGGAAATTCAACTCCTTGTCGAAAAAAACGACGCCAAAGAGCTGGAAGACCGTTTTTACAGGACCCTGGAATTCGGCACCGGAGGCCTCCGCGGCGTCATCGGGGCCGGCACCAACAGGATGAACGTCTACACCGTGGGCATGGCGACCCAGGGCCTGGCCAATTACATCGCAAAAACGCGCTCCGCCGGCACCGGGGTTGTCATAGCCAGGGACTCGAGGCGTTTTTCCGACGTCTTCGCCCATGAAACCGCCTCGATTCTGGCCGCTAATGGCATACCGGTTTATCTTTTCGAAGATATCACGCCGACTCCTCTGGCCTCTTTCGCCATCAGGCTCATGAAAGCGGTCGCCGGCGTCGTTATAACCGCCAGCCACAATCCACCGGAATACAACGGTTACAAGGTCTACTGGGACGACGGGGGACAGATCACGCCGCCCCATGACGACCTGATCATCGCCGAAGTGAATATAGTGGATTCGATAACAAAAATTAAAAAGATCCCGTTCCAGGAAGGCGTGGCAAAGGGTTTGATAAAAGTAATCAGCGATGAAATAAATATAGCCTACATCGCGGAGCTGGAAAGATCGGCCCTCAGGCCAAGGGGAAAATCAACCGTGAAGATCGCCTACACGCCCATTCACGGCACAGGCTACAAGATCATACCGCGCATCCTCAATCATTTCGGCTTCAGCGATGTGCTGGTCCAGGAAGACCAGGCCAGGCCCGACGGGAATTTCCCCACGGTTAAATATCCGAACCCTGAAGAAAAGGAGGCAATGGAGCTTGTCACAAGCCTGGCCCGGTCCACCGGGGCCGATATAATTCTCGCCACCGATCCCGACGCGGACCGGATGGGCGTCGGATTCAAGGGTAACGGCGGAGAATATATTCTCATCAACGGCAACCAGATCGGGACCATGCTCGAATATTACATCCTGTCACGGTCGAAAGAGAACAAGACCCTTCCGGCCAACGCGGCTGTCATCAAGACGATCGTGACGACGGAGCTCCAGAGGAAGATTGCCGAGGGCTTTTCCTGCGCCATTTTCGACGTCCTCACCGGTTTCAAATGGATTGCCGCAAAGATGAAGGAGTTCGACGACAGCGGGTCCGCCACGTTCATGTTCGGGGGGGAAGAAAGCTACGGCTACCTGCCGGTACCCTTCGTCCGCGACAAGGACGCGGTCAGCTCCTGCTACTTCTTCGCCGAGATGACCGATTGGCTCAAGGGAAGGAACATGACCCTTTCCGCGTTCCTTGACGAGATATATTGCTCCTACGGGCTTTACCTCGAGGATCTCGCGTCACTGACCCTTAAAGGCAAGGAAGGCACCGAGAAGATCAAGGGCCTCATGGAAAACTTCCGTCAAACGCCGCCGCCGGCATTTGCATCAATTCCCGTGGAGTCCGTGGCTGACATCAAGAACCTTGTCATGAAGGATATTAAGACCGGCTCCGTCGAGCCGATCAGGGGCCTTCCCGGGTCTGACGTTATCCAGTTTTTCCTGACCGACGGCTCGAAAATAACCATGCGGCCGTCCGGGACCGAACCGAAGATCAAATTCTATTTCAGCGTCCGCGGCGAGGCGGACGCCAAAACGCTGGCCGAAGGCAAAAAGAAGGTGCGGGAAAAGCTTGAGGCCCTTAAAAAAGATCTCCTGAATTTGGTCGGCGAGTGA
- the ftsH gene encoding ATP-dependent zinc metalloprotease FtsH, whose translation MNKTAKQIALLLLIGLILIAIFQLNQTDKDKKTLNYSDFMVKVANKEIARVAIENNKKIIGYYRVNKIDEAKKPETKGLVKRENPDFETVIPYEDPELIKTLMANEVKVEGREDDDNILLKGVLNFLPWLLFFGFIWFIMIRQIQSTGNKALSFGKSRAKLNPETNRKVTFADVAGVDEAKEELKEIVEFLKDPKKFINIGAKIPTGVLLMGPPGTGKTLLARAIAGEAGVRFFSISGSDFVEMFVGVGASRVRDLFDQGKKNAPCIIFIDEIDAVGRLRGAGLGGGHDEREQTLNQLLVEMDGFETNEGVIIIAATNRPDVLDPALLRPGRFDREVVVDIPDVKGREKILAVHSKKIPLSREVDLKIIARGTPGFTGADLANLINEGALLAARRGRKRVTMEDMEDAKDKVLMGPERRSILISDKEKEITAYHEGGHAILGVLTGSDPVHKVTIIPRGRALGITMQLPKEDRRLYSKKHWLDQITILFGGHLAEEMKFKEVTTGSSNDLERASDIARKMVCEWGMSEKLGPITFGKRNEQIFLGREITQHRDYSETTAQLIDEEVNGIIGSCKSNAQRLLKKNMSKLDKLAQSLIERETLTGEEINIIMAGQKLPPVQNHDEKIKPAPSGKETTETADSGEN comes from the coding sequence ATGAATAAAACCGCGAAACAAATAGCCCTGTTGCTTCTCATAGGGCTTATTCTCATAGCGATATTTCAATTGAACCAGACAGACAAGGACAAGAAAACCCTCAATTACAGCGATTTCATGGTGAAGGTCGCGAACAAGGAAATTGCCAGGGTAGCCATAGAGAACAACAAGAAGATTATCGGTTACTACAGGGTCAACAAGATTGACGAGGCGAAAAAGCCGGAAACCAAGGGGCTGGTCAAAAGGGAGAACCCGGATTTTGAGACCGTGATCCCCTATGAAGACCCGGAGCTCATAAAGACGTTGATGGCAAACGAGGTCAAGGTCGAGGGACGTGAGGATGACGATAATATTCTTCTGAAGGGAGTATTGAATTTCCTGCCGTGGCTCCTTTTTTTCGGCTTCATCTGGTTCATCATGATCAGGCAGATACAGTCAACGGGTAACAAGGCCCTTTCGTTCGGCAAGAGCAGGGCCAAACTGAACCCTGAAACGAACCGCAAGGTCACCTTCGCCGATGTGGCAGGTGTCGATGAGGCCAAGGAGGAGCTCAAGGAGATCGTCGAGTTCCTCAAGGACCCGAAGAAGTTCATTAATATCGGCGCCAAGATACCGACCGGCGTACTCCTCATGGGCCCTCCGGGGACAGGAAAGACACTGCTGGCGCGCGCCATTGCCGGCGAGGCCGGTGTGCGTTTTTTTTCCATCAGCGGCTCCGATTTCGTAGAGATGTTCGTCGGGGTCGGAGCGTCGCGTGTGCGGGATCTTTTCGACCAGGGCAAGAAGAACGCCCCCTGCATCATATTCATCGACGAGATTGACGCAGTGGGCCGTCTCCGCGGCGCGGGCCTCGGCGGAGGCCACGACGAGCGTGAACAGACGCTGAACCAGCTTCTGGTGGAAATGGACGGATTCGAGACCAACGAGGGAGTGATCATCATTGCCGCCACTAACAGGCCCGATGTGCTGGACCCTGCGCTCCTGAGACCGGGCCGCTTTGACCGTGAGGTCGTTGTCGACATCCCCGATGTGAAGGGAAGGGAAAAGATACTGGCTGTCCATTCAAAGAAAATACCCCTTTCCCGTGAGGTCGATCTGAAAATAATAGCACGGGGGACTCCGGGCTTTACCGGCGCGGACCTCGCCAACCTCATCAACGAAGGGGCGCTGCTCGCCGCGCGAAGGGGCCGAAAGCGCGTTACCATGGAGGACATGGAAGACGCCAAGGATAAGGTACTGATGGGGCCTGAGCGAAGGTCCATCCTGATTTCGGATAAGGAAAAAGAGATCACCGCCTACCATGAAGGGGGGCACGCGATCCTGGGCGTCCTGACCGGATCAGACCCGGTGCACAAGGTCACCATCATCCCGCGGGGAAGGGCCCTCGGCATAACGATGCAGCTTCCCAAGGAAGACCGCCGACTCTACTCGAAGAAACACTGGCTGGACCAGATAACCATCCTCTTCGGCGGCCACCTGGCCGAGGAGATGAAATTCAAGGAAGTGACGACCGGGTCAAGCAATGACCTTGAGCGGGCCTCTGACATTGCCCGGAAAATGGTCTGCGAATGGGGCATGAGCGAGAAGCTCGGTCCCATCACCTTTGGGAAAAGGAACGAGCAGATATTTCTTGGAAGGGAGATAACGCAGCACCGGGACTACAGCGAGACGACGGCCCAGCTCATCGATGAGGAAGTCAACGGCATAATAGGCTCCTGCAAGAGCAACGCCCAGCGGCTGTTGAAGAAGAACATGTCTAAGCTTGACAAGCTTGCCCAGAGCCTTATCGAGCGGGAGACCCTTACCGGTGAAGAAATCAATATCATCATGGCCGGGCAAAAACTGCCCCCCGTACAGAACCATGATGAGAAGATAAAACCCGCGCCATCGGGTAAAGAAACCACGGAAACGGCGGATAGCGGCGAAAATTAA
- the ybeY gene encoding rRNA maturation RNase YbeY — protein sequence MIRIDVFCEELSLPYKKIGKKIIKAVASTAADMLELKNASITIIVSNDRYIRKINREFRGHDEPTDVISFSNRENPFPSVDDTCEEIGDIYISMDRADRQSHEYRVTLQDEVKRLIVHGILHLVGYDHERSDEDEDIMLKKEDEICRAIIL from the coding sequence ATGATACGGATTGACGTTTTTTGCGAAGAGCTGTCGCTTCCCTATAAGAAGATCGGGAAGAAGATTATTAAGGCAGTCGCCTCGACCGCGGCGGACATGCTTGAATTGAAAAACGCGTCCATTACCATCATCGTGTCAAATGATCGGTATATAAGGAAGATCAACAGGGAATTCCGCGGTCATGACGAGCCCACCGATGTCATATCTTTTTCGAACCGGGAAAATCCTTTTCCCTCCGTCGACGATACCTGCGAGGAAATCGGCGATATTTACATTTCCATGGATCGCGCTGATCGCCAGTCCCATGAATACCGTGTTACCCTGCAGGATGAGGTGAAGCGCCTCATCGTGCATGGCATCCTGCACCTTGTCGGGTACGATCACGAACGATCCGACGAGGACGAAGATATCATGCTCAAAAAGGAAGATGAAATCTGCCGGGCAATCATTCTCTAG